The segment GGATCGTATCTTGAAGCGTTCAAGCCACATCACTGTTGTTGTAGCAGATCGCTAAGAGACTAGGAGAGTAAGCAATGGGTCAAAAAGTACATCCAAATGGTATTCGTCTTGGCATCGTTAAGCCTTGGAATGCTACATGGTTTGCTAATACCAAAGATTTCGCTGACAACCTAGACGGCGACTTCAAGGTACGTCAGTTCCTAACTAAGGAACTAGCAAAAGCATCACTATCACGTATCGTTATCGAGCGTCCTGCTAAGAGCATCCGTGTGACTATTCACACTGCTCGTCCAGGCGTAGTAATCGGTAAGAAAGGTGAAGACGTAGAGAAACTACGTGCAGCTGTAGCGAAAATCGCAGGTGTACCAGCGCAAATTAACATCGCTGAAGTACGTAAACCTGAGCTTGACGCTCAACTTGTTGGTGACAGCATCGCGTCTCAACTAGAGCGTCGTGTTATGTTCCGTCGTGCTATGAAGCGCGCGGTACAAAACGCTATGCGTCTAGGCGCTAAAGGCATCAAAGTGGAAGTAAGCGGTCGTCTAGGCGGCGCTGAAATCGCACGTTCTGAGTGGTACCGTGAAGGTCGTGTGCCTCTACACACTCTACGTGCTGACATTGATTACGCAACTTCTTCGGCTCACACTCAATACGGTGTGATCGGCATTAAGACTTGGATCTTCAAAGGTGAGATCCTAGGCGGTATGCCAGCAGCTAACGCTGTAGAGCCTAAGGCTGACAAGCCTAAGAAGCAGCGCAAAGGCCGTAAGTAAGGAGTCGACAGATGCTACAACCTAAACGTACTAAGTTCCGTAAGGTTCAGACAGGTCGTAACCGTGGTCTAGCTAAAGGTACTGATGTAAGCTTCGGCGAATTCGGTCTTAAAGCTGTTGGCCGTGGTCGTCTAACTGCTCGTCAAATCGAAGCGGCACGTCGTGCAATGACACGTCACGTTAAGCGTCAAGGTAAAATCTGGATCCGTGTGTTCCCAGACAAACCTATCACAGAAAAACCACTTGAAGTTCGTCAAGGTAAGGGTAAAGGTAACGTTGAGTACTGGGTAGCCCAAATCCAACCTGGTAAGGTTATGTACGAAATGGGTGGTGTACCTGAAGAATTGGCACGTGAAGCGTTCCGCCTAGCGGCTCGTAAACTGCCATTCAAGACTACATTTGTAACTAAGCAGGTGATGTGATGAAAGCACAAGATCTACGCGAAAAGAGCGTTGAAGAGCTTAACGCTGAGCTATTGAATTTGCTACGTGAACAGTTCAACTTGCGCATGCAAGCTGCAACTGGTCAACTACAGCAAACTCATACTCTGAAAGCTGTACGCCGTGATATCGCACGTGTGAAAACTGTTTTGACTGAGAAGGCAGGCGCATAATGAGCGAAGTAAAACGTACTCAACAAGGTCGTGTAGTTAGCGACAAGATGGACAAGTCTATCGTAGTTGCTATCGAACGTTTCGTAAAACACCCGATTTACGGTAAGTTCGTTAAACGTACGACTAAAGTACACGCACATGACGAAAACAACGAGTGTGGCCTAGGCGACACTGTTGAAATCGCAGAGTGCCGTCCACTATCTAAGACTAAGTCTTGGACATTGGTAAAAGTTCTAGAAAAAGCTAAAGGTTAATCTTAAGCTATTTCTATGAAATTAAACGGCTCCAAAATTATTTTGGGGCCGTTTATTTTTTGACTACCCAATCACAAAAAAGGGTGGTACAATTCGCGTCCCTTTTAAAGAGGCAGCCCGACCCGTGATGGGTCTAGTTATTAATATTTAGCGGAGCACTAACAATGATCCAAATGCAAAGTACACTTGACGCAGCTGATAACTCAGGCGCGCGCAAGGTAATGTGTATTAAGGTCCTGGGTGGCTCACACCGCCGTTATGCACATATCGGTGACGTTATCAAAGTTACTGTGAAGGAAGCAATTCCTCGCGGTAAAGTTAAAAAAGGTGACGTTCTGAAGGCGGTTGTTGTGCGCACTCGCAAAGGCGTTCGTCGTCCAGACGGTTCTGTCATTCGCTTCGACCGTAATGCTTGCGTATTGTTGAATGACAATACTGAGCAACCAATCGGTACACGTATCTTTGGCCCTGTGACACGTGAGCTTCGTGGCGATAAGTTCATGAAGATCGTTTCACTGGCTCCAGAAGTTCTGTAAGGAGCGCTAAGAGATGGCAGCTAAAATCCGTCGTAATGACGAAGTAATCGTTCTTGCTGGTAAAGACCAAGGCAAGAAAGGTAAAGTAACTAAGGTTCTGACAACTGGTAAAGTTATCGTAGAAGGTATCAATCTAGTTAAGAAACACCAAAAACC is part of the Vibrio ponticus genome and harbors:
- the rpmC gene encoding 50S ribosomal protein L29, with translation MKAQDLREKSVEELNAELLNLLREQFNLRMQAATGQLQQTHTLKAVRRDIARVKTVLTEKAGA
- the rpsC gene encoding 30S ribosomal protein S3, which produces MGQKVHPNGIRLGIVKPWNATWFANTKDFADNLDGDFKVRQFLTKELAKASLSRIVIERPAKSIRVTIHTARPGVVIGKKGEDVEKLRAAVAKIAGVPAQINIAEVRKPELDAQLVGDSIASQLERRVMFRRAMKRAVQNAMRLGAKGIKVEVSGRLGGAEIARSEWYREGRVPLHTLRADIDYATSSAHTQYGVIGIKTWIFKGEILGGMPAANAVEPKADKPKKQRKGRK
- the rplN gene encoding 50S ribosomal protein L14, which gives rise to MIQMQSTLDAADNSGARKVMCIKVLGGSHRRYAHIGDVIKVTVKEAIPRGKVKKGDVLKAVVVRTRKGVRRPDGSVIRFDRNACVLLNDNTEQPIGTRIFGPVTRELRGDKFMKIVSLAPEVL
- the rplP gene encoding 50S ribosomal protein L16 — encoded protein: MLQPKRTKFRKVQTGRNRGLAKGTDVSFGEFGLKAVGRGRLTARQIEAARRAMTRHVKRQGKIWIRVFPDKPITEKPLEVRQGKGKGNVEYWVAQIQPGKVMYEMGGVPEELAREAFRLAARKLPFKTTFVTKQVM
- the rpsQ gene encoding 30S ribosomal protein S17, with the protein product MSEVKRTQQGRVVSDKMDKSIVVAIERFVKHPIYGKFVKRTTKVHAHDENNECGLGDTVEIAECRPLSKTKSWTLVKVLEKAKG